A genomic region of Paramormyrops kingsleyae isolate MSU_618 chromosome 19, PKINGS_0.4, whole genome shotgun sequence contains the following coding sequences:
- the map7b gene encoding ensconsin isoform X20: MQSQGGMLSSARPARLRRGGSGAAISALFTISEEDEQQKSSAPHRLPGTEAHPRSGEKKASGRPTSAGVGQNVSGSAGNKSAEPLSLKTDERLRLARERREEHEKQFALRETAWLQREERARQFYERQLEERRKRLEEQRAREEQRRAAVEEKRKQKLEEEKARHEAVIQRTLERSQKAKPKPNRWSWGGTLRGTTSHTSDVDRRSVSTVNLSKRPEPVITKRLSSSSATLINTPDKASCHPMSATSFKSLQCRSAERARAPPPSLDLAGRRRTLGTVAKPAKDKDYVRKSWSNLSVPTPAVIKRSRSPGNQKHRVPAPSPVRAPSAPSRPAQHPSLMKSSRTLPSLPLFPGNLRPSKSLPKLPANPELPAPVAESEDGSEPATETELAAEAVSVTKPAAEMDPEPLEDMAPRDESDIEETQQGTPAPAIPIASPSTKPMAGTMDPEEASRLLAEKRRQAREQRDREEEERRREEEAERRSREEMARRKAEERARREEEERARQEERKKREEEEAKHAEEERAQREREEAERLQKQKEEEEARQRVAAEQRLERERHFQKEEAERMQRKKRLEEIMKRTRKSDSPEKKSTSQRNGDVSQQSTSEMGPTLELEAPAVIQSHPEGAPDLEHRDQSMPELTTAAECSSERDSLSKENGIPVPSVFEEVINLSVGTKMTRLDMDGENGVIPVVAFRENGSLRPLAGTDEVQVHQATVDLL, encoded by the exons GCACAGAAGCTCACCCCAGATCTGGGGAGAAGAAGGCCTCCGGTCGCCCTACTTCTGCTGGAGTGGGACAGAACGTCAGCGGCAGCGCTGGGAACAAATCAG CAGAGCCCTTGTCATTGAAGACTGACGAGCGTCTTCGGCTGGCCCGGGAGCGGAGAGAAGAACATGAGAAGCAGTTTG CCCTGCGGGAGACGGCCTGGCTGCAGCGGGAAGAGCGTGCCCGGCAGTTCTACGAGAGGCAACTGGAGGAAAGGCGGAAGCGGCTGGAGGAGCAGAGGGCCCGGGAGGAGCAGCGCAGGGCCGCCGTGGAGGAGAAGCGCAAGCAGAAGCTGGAGGAAGAGAAG GCTCGGCACGAAGCGGTGATACAGCGGACCCTTGAGCGCAGCCAGAAGGCCAAGCCGAAGCCGAACCGCTGGTCCTGGGGCGGGACCCTCCGCGGCACCACCAGCCACACCAGCG ATGTGGACAGGAGGTCGGTTTCCACAGTCAACCTCTCCAAGCGGCCAGAGCCGGTGATTACCAAGCGCTTGTCATCATCTTCAGCCACGCTTATAAACACTCCAGACAAAG CCTCCTGCCACCCCATGAGCGCCACTTCTTTCAAGTCCCTGCAGTGCCGCAGCGCCGAGCGGGCGAGGGCTCCGCCCCCCAGCCTGGACTTGGCCGGGCGCCGCCGGACGCTGGGCACG GTGGCTAAGCCAGCGAAGGACAAAGACTATGTAAGGAAGTCTTGGAGCAACCTCTCTGTTCCCACACCTGCTGTCATCAAAAGGTCACGGTCGCCTGGAAACCAGAAGCATAGAGTGCCAGCGCCCTCACCAGTTCG TGCACCCAGTGCACCCAGCAGGCCGGCACAGCACCCCTCCCTGATGAAGTCCTCCAGGACCCTTCCCAGCCTGCCCCTGTTCCCTGGAAACCTGCGACCATCCAAGTCACTGCCAAAGCTCCCAGCAAATCCAGAGCTACCAGCACCTGTGGCAGAATCAGAGGATGGATCGGAACCAGCGACCGAAACAGAACTGGCAGCTGAAGCAGTATCTGTGACAAAGCCAGCTGCTGAAATGGACCCAGAGCCCTTAGAGGACATGGCGCCTAGAGATGAGTCTGACATCG AAGAGACACAGCAGGGGACCCCTGCCCCAGCTATCCCCATAGCCTCGCCCTCCACCAAGCCCATGGCCGGGACCATGGACCCTGAGGAGGCATCCCGGCTGCTGGCGGAGAAACGGCGTCAAGCCCGCGAGCAGCGGGACCGGGAGGAAGAGGAGCGTAGGCGGGAGGAAGAGGCCGAGAG GCGTAGCAGGGAGGAGATGGCTCGCAGGAAGGCAGAGGAGCGGGCCAGGCGAGAGGAAGAGGAGCGCGCGCGGCAAGAAGAGAGGAAGaagagggaggaagaggaggcgaAGCACGCCGAGGAAGAGAGAGcccagagggagagggaggaagCAGAGCGTCTTCAGAAACAA aaagaggaagaggaggcccGTCAGAGGGTGGCTGCGGAGCAGAGGCTGGAGAGAGAGCGACACTTCCAGAAGGAGGAGGCTGAACGCATGCAGAGGAAGAAG CGACTGGAGGAGATCATGAAGAGAACCCGCAAGTCGGATTCTCCGGAGAAG AAATCTACTTCTCAGAGAAATGGAGATGTCTCTCAGCAGAGCACCAGTGAAATGG GACCCACCCTGGAACTTGAAGCACCTGCAGTTATTCAGTCACACCCAGAgggggcaccagacctggagcATAGAGACCAGAGCATGCCTGAGCTCACTACAGCTGCTGAATG TTCCTCGGAAAGAGACTCTCTGTCAAAAGAGAATGGAATTCCTGTACCATCTGTCTTTGAGGAAGTCATCAACTTGTCAGTCGGAACTAAGATGACCAGGTTGGACATGGACGGAGAGAATGGGGTGATTCCTGTTGTCGCCTTCAGGGAGAACGGGTCTCTGAGGCCACTGGCTGGTACAGATGAGGTCCAGGTTCatcaggcaacag TAGATTTGCTATGA
- the map7b gene encoding ensconsin isoform X16 — translation MQSQGGMLSSARPARLRRGGSGAAISALFTISEEDEQQKSSAPHRLPGTEAHPRSGEKKASGRPTSAGVGQNVSGSAGNKSAEPLSLKTDERLRLARERREEHEKQFALRETAWLQREERARQFYERQLEERRKRLEEQRAREEQRRAAVEEKRKQKLEEEKARHEAVIQRTLERSQKAKPKPNRWSWGGTLRGTTSHTSDVDRRSVSTVNLSKRPEPVITKRLSSSSATLINTPDKATRRLPLSVWESTMVNRLLTPTHSYLARSRSAVSLSGEAVIPICPRSASCHPMSATSFKSLQCRSAERARAPPPSLDLAGRRRTLGTVAKPAKDKDYVRKSWSNLSVPTPAVIKRSRSPGNQKHRVPAPSPVRAPSAPSRPAQHPSLMKSSRTLPSLPLFPGNLRPSKSLPKLPANPELPAPVAESEDGSEPATETELAAEAVSVTKPAAEMDPEPLEDMAPRDESDIEETQQGTPAPAIPIASPSTKPMAGTMDPEEASRLLAEKRRQAREQRDREEEERRREEEAERRSREEMARRKAEERARREEEERARQEERKKREEEEAKHAEEERAQREREEAERLQKQKEEEEARQRVAAEQRLERERHFQKEEAERMQRKKRLEEIMKRTRKSDSPEKKSTSQRNGDVSQQSTSEMGPTLELEAPAVIQSHPEGAPDLEHRDQSMPELTTAAECSSERDSLSKENGIPVPSVFEEVINLSVGTKMTRLDMDGENGVIPVVAFRENGSLRPLAGTDEVQVHQATVDLL, via the exons GCACAGAAGCTCACCCCAGATCTGGGGAGAAGAAGGCCTCCGGTCGCCCTACTTCTGCTGGAGTGGGACAGAACGTCAGCGGCAGCGCTGGGAACAAATCAG CAGAGCCCTTGTCATTGAAGACTGACGAGCGTCTTCGGCTGGCCCGGGAGCGGAGAGAAGAACATGAGAAGCAGTTTG CCCTGCGGGAGACGGCCTGGCTGCAGCGGGAAGAGCGTGCCCGGCAGTTCTACGAGAGGCAACTGGAGGAAAGGCGGAAGCGGCTGGAGGAGCAGAGGGCCCGGGAGGAGCAGCGCAGGGCCGCCGTGGAGGAGAAGCGCAAGCAGAAGCTGGAGGAAGAGAAG GCTCGGCACGAAGCGGTGATACAGCGGACCCTTGAGCGCAGCCAGAAGGCCAAGCCGAAGCCGAACCGCTGGTCCTGGGGCGGGACCCTCCGCGGCACCACCAGCCACACCAGCG ATGTGGACAGGAGGTCGGTTTCCACAGTCAACCTCTCCAAGCGGCCAGAGCCGGTGATTACCAAGCGCTTGTCATCATCTTCAGCCACGCTTATAAACACTCCAGACAAAG CCACTCGGCGCTTACCGCTGAGCGTGTGGGAGAGCACCATGGTGAACCGGCTGCTGACCCCGACGCACTCCTACCTGGCGAGGAGCCGCAGCGCCGTGTCCCTGTCAGGTGAAGCAG TCATCCCCATTTGTCCCCGTTCAGCCTCCTGCCACCCCATGAGCGCCACTTCTTTCAAGTCCCTGCAGTGCCGCAGCGCCGAGCGGGCGAGGGCTCCGCCCCCCAGCCTGGACTTGGCCGGGCGCCGCCGGACGCTGGGCACG GTGGCTAAGCCAGCGAAGGACAAAGACTATGTAAGGAAGTCTTGGAGCAACCTCTCTGTTCCCACACCTGCTGTCATCAAAAGGTCACGGTCGCCTGGAAACCAGAAGCATAGAGTGCCAGCGCCCTCACCAGTTCG TGCACCCAGTGCACCCAGCAGGCCGGCACAGCACCCCTCCCTGATGAAGTCCTCCAGGACCCTTCCCAGCCTGCCCCTGTTCCCTGGAAACCTGCGACCATCCAAGTCACTGCCAAAGCTCCCAGCAAATCCAGAGCTACCAGCACCTGTGGCAGAATCAGAGGATGGATCGGAACCAGCGACCGAAACAGAACTGGCAGCTGAAGCAGTATCTGTGACAAAGCCAGCTGCTGAAATGGACCCAGAGCCCTTAGAGGACATGGCGCCTAGAGATGAGTCTGACATCG AAGAGACACAGCAGGGGACCCCTGCCCCAGCTATCCCCATAGCCTCGCCCTCCACCAAGCCCATGGCCGGGACCATGGACCCTGAGGAGGCATCCCGGCTGCTGGCGGAGAAACGGCGTCAAGCCCGCGAGCAGCGGGACCGGGAGGAAGAGGAGCGTAGGCGGGAGGAAGAGGCCGAGAG GCGTAGCAGGGAGGAGATGGCTCGCAGGAAGGCAGAGGAGCGGGCCAGGCGAGAGGAAGAGGAGCGCGCGCGGCAAGAAGAGAGGAAGaagagggaggaagaggaggcgaAGCACGCCGAGGAAGAGAGAGcccagagggagagggaggaagCAGAGCGTCTTCAGAAACAA aaagaggaagaggaggcccGTCAGAGGGTGGCTGCGGAGCAGAGGCTGGAGAGAGAGCGACACTTCCAGAAGGAGGAGGCTGAACGCATGCAGAGGAAGAAG CGACTGGAGGAGATCATGAAGAGAACCCGCAAGTCGGATTCTCCGGAGAAG AAATCTACTTCTCAGAGAAATGGAGATGTCTCTCAGCAGAGCACCAGTGAAATGG GACCCACCCTGGAACTTGAAGCACCTGCAGTTATTCAGTCACACCCAGAgggggcaccagacctggagcATAGAGACCAGAGCATGCCTGAGCTCACTACAGCTGCTGAATG TTCCTCGGAAAGAGACTCTCTGTCAAAAGAGAATGGAATTCCTGTACCATCTGTCTTTGAGGAAGTCATCAACTTGTCAGTCGGAACTAAGATGACCAGGTTGGACATGGACGGAGAGAATGGGGTGATTCCTGTTGTCGCCTTCAGGGAGAACGGGTCTCTGAGGCCACTGGCTGGTACAGATGAGGTCCAGGTTCatcaggcaacag TAGATTTGCTATGA
- the map7b gene encoding ensconsin isoform X17, which produces MQSQGGMLSSARPARLRRGGSGAAISALFTISEEDEQQKSSAPHRLPGTEAHPRSGEKKASGRPTSAGVGQNVSGSAGNKSAEPLSLKTDERLRLARERREEHEKQFALRETAWLQREERARQFYERQLEERRKRLEEQRAREEQRRAAVEEKRKQKLEEEKARHEAVIQRTLERSQKAKPKPNRWSWGGTLRGTTSHTSASRKSMPCSSYTLQFPVLSFTSHTPKQPDLVSDIRDVDRRSVSTVNLSKRPEPVITKRLSSSSATLINTPDKVIPICPRSASCHPMSATSFKSLQCRSAERARAPPPSLDLAGRRRTLGTVAKPAKDKDYVRKSWSNLSVPTPAVIKRSRSPGNQKHRVPAPSPVRAPSAPSRPAQHPSLMKSSRTLPSLPLFPGNLRPSKSLPKLPANPELPAPVAESEDGSEPATETELAAEAVSVTKPAAEMDPEPLEDMAPRDESDIEETQQGTPAPAIPIASPSTKPMAGTMDPEEASRLLAEKRRQAREQRDREEEERRREEEAERRSREEMARRKAEERARREEEERARQEERKKREEEEAKHAEEERAQREREEAERLQKQKEEEEARQRVAAEQRLERERHFQKEEAERMQRKKRLEEIMKRTRKSDSPEKKSTSQRNGDVSQQSTSEMGPTLELEAPAVIQSHPEGAPDLEHRDQSMPELTTAAECSSERDSLSKENGIPVPSVFEEVINLSVGTKMTRLDMDGENGVIPVVAFRENGSLRPLAGTDEVQVHQATVDLL; this is translated from the exons GCACAGAAGCTCACCCCAGATCTGGGGAGAAGAAGGCCTCCGGTCGCCCTACTTCTGCTGGAGTGGGACAGAACGTCAGCGGCAGCGCTGGGAACAAATCAG CAGAGCCCTTGTCATTGAAGACTGACGAGCGTCTTCGGCTGGCCCGGGAGCGGAGAGAAGAACATGAGAAGCAGTTTG CCCTGCGGGAGACGGCCTGGCTGCAGCGGGAAGAGCGTGCCCGGCAGTTCTACGAGAGGCAACTGGAGGAAAGGCGGAAGCGGCTGGAGGAGCAGAGGGCCCGGGAGGAGCAGCGCAGGGCCGCCGTGGAGGAGAAGCGCAAGCAGAAGCTGGAGGAAGAGAAG GCTCGGCACGAAGCGGTGATACAGCGGACCCTTGAGCGCAGCCAGAAGGCCAAGCCGAAGCCGAACCGCTGGTCCTGGGGCGGGACCCTCCGCGGCACCACCAGCCACACCAGCG CCTCCAGGAAGTCTATGCCCTGCAGCTCCTACACACTTCAGTTTCCTGTTCTCTCTTTTACTTCACACACACCTAAGCAGCCAGACCTAGTGTCTGATATCAGAG ATGTGGACAGGAGGTCGGTTTCCACAGTCAACCTCTCCAAGCGGCCAGAGCCGGTGATTACCAAGCGCTTGTCATCATCTTCAGCCACGCTTATAAACACTCCAGACAAAG TCATCCCCATTTGTCCCCGTTCAGCCTCCTGCCACCCCATGAGCGCCACTTCTTTCAAGTCCCTGCAGTGCCGCAGCGCCGAGCGGGCGAGGGCTCCGCCCCCCAGCCTGGACTTGGCCGGGCGCCGCCGGACGCTGGGCACG GTGGCTAAGCCAGCGAAGGACAAAGACTATGTAAGGAAGTCTTGGAGCAACCTCTCTGTTCCCACACCTGCTGTCATCAAAAGGTCACGGTCGCCTGGAAACCAGAAGCATAGAGTGCCAGCGCCCTCACCAGTTCG TGCACCCAGTGCACCCAGCAGGCCGGCACAGCACCCCTCCCTGATGAAGTCCTCCAGGACCCTTCCCAGCCTGCCCCTGTTCCCTGGAAACCTGCGACCATCCAAGTCACTGCCAAAGCTCCCAGCAAATCCAGAGCTACCAGCACCTGTGGCAGAATCAGAGGATGGATCGGAACCAGCGACCGAAACAGAACTGGCAGCTGAAGCAGTATCTGTGACAAAGCCAGCTGCTGAAATGGACCCAGAGCCCTTAGAGGACATGGCGCCTAGAGATGAGTCTGACATCG AAGAGACACAGCAGGGGACCCCTGCCCCAGCTATCCCCATAGCCTCGCCCTCCACCAAGCCCATGGCCGGGACCATGGACCCTGAGGAGGCATCCCGGCTGCTGGCGGAGAAACGGCGTCAAGCCCGCGAGCAGCGGGACCGGGAGGAAGAGGAGCGTAGGCGGGAGGAAGAGGCCGAGAG GCGTAGCAGGGAGGAGATGGCTCGCAGGAAGGCAGAGGAGCGGGCCAGGCGAGAGGAAGAGGAGCGCGCGCGGCAAGAAGAGAGGAAGaagagggaggaagaggaggcgaAGCACGCCGAGGAAGAGAGAGcccagagggagagggaggaagCAGAGCGTCTTCAGAAACAA aaagaggaagaggaggcccGTCAGAGGGTGGCTGCGGAGCAGAGGCTGGAGAGAGAGCGACACTTCCAGAAGGAGGAGGCTGAACGCATGCAGAGGAAGAAG CGACTGGAGGAGATCATGAAGAGAACCCGCAAGTCGGATTCTCCGGAGAAG AAATCTACTTCTCAGAGAAATGGAGATGTCTCTCAGCAGAGCACCAGTGAAATGG GACCCACCCTGGAACTTGAAGCACCTGCAGTTATTCAGTCACACCCAGAgggggcaccagacctggagcATAGAGACCAGAGCATGCCTGAGCTCACTACAGCTGCTGAATG TTCCTCGGAAAGAGACTCTCTGTCAAAAGAGAATGGAATTCCTGTACCATCTGTCTTTGAGGAAGTCATCAACTTGTCAGTCGGAACTAAGATGACCAGGTTGGACATGGACGGAGAGAATGGGGTGATTCCTGTTGTCGCCTTCAGGGAGAACGGGTCTCTGAGGCCACTGGCTGGTACAGATGAGGTCCAGGTTCatcaggcaacag TAGATTTGCTATGA
- the map7b gene encoding ensconsin isoform X19 codes for MQSQGGMLSSARPARLRRGGSGAAISALFTISEEDEQQKSSAPHRLPGTEAHPRSGEKKASGRPTSAGVGQNVSGSAGNKSAEPLSLKTDERLRLARERREEHEKQFALRETAWLQREERARQFYERQLEERRKRLEEQRAREEQRRAAVEEKRKQKLEEEKARHEAVIQRTLERSQKAKPKPNRWSWGGTLRGTTSHTSASRKSMPCSSYTLQFPVLSFTSHTPKQPDLVSDIRDVDRRSVSTVNLSKRPEPVITKRLSSSSATLINTPDKASCHPMSATSFKSLQCRSAERARAPPPSLDLAGRRRTLGTVAKPAKDKDYVRKSWSNLSVPTPAVIKRSRSPGNQKHRVPAPSPVRAPSAPSRPAQHPSLMKSSRTLPSLPLFPGNLRPSKSLPKLPANPELPAPVAESEDGSEPATETELAAEAVSVTKPAAEMDPEPLEDMAPRDESDIEETQQGTPAPAIPIASPSTKPMAGTMDPEEASRLLAEKRRQAREQRDREEEERRREEEAERRSREEMARRKAEERARREEEERARQEERKKREEEEAKHAEEERAQREREEAERLQKQKEEEEARQRVAAEQRLERERHFQKEEAERMQRKKRLEEIMKRTRKSDSPEKKSTSQRNGDVSQQSTSEMGPTLELEAPAVIQSHPEGAPDLEHRDQSMPELTTAAECSSERDSLSKENGIPVPSVFEEVINLSVGTKMTRLDMDGENGVIPVVAFRENGSLRPLAGTDEVQVHQATVDLL; via the exons GCACAGAAGCTCACCCCAGATCTGGGGAGAAGAAGGCCTCCGGTCGCCCTACTTCTGCTGGAGTGGGACAGAACGTCAGCGGCAGCGCTGGGAACAAATCAG CAGAGCCCTTGTCATTGAAGACTGACGAGCGTCTTCGGCTGGCCCGGGAGCGGAGAGAAGAACATGAGAAGCAGTTTG CCCTGCGGGAGACGGCCTGGCTGCAGCGGGAAGAGCGTGCCCGGCAGTTCTACGAGAGGCAACTGGAGGAAAGGCGGAAGCGGCTGGAGGAGCAGAGGGCCCGGGAGGAGCAGCGCAGGGCCGCCGTGGAGGAGAAGCGCAAGCAGAAGCTGGAGGAAGAGAAG GCTCGGCACGAAGCGGTGATACAGCGGACCCTTGAGCGCAGCCAGAAGGCCAAGCCGAAGCCGAACCGCTGGTCCTGGGGCGGGACCCTCCGCGGCACCACCAGCCACACCAGCG CCTCCAGGAAGTCTATGCCCTGCAGCTCCTACACACTTCAGTTTCCTGTTCTCTCTTTTACTTCACACACACCTAAGCAGCCAGACCTAGTGTCTGATATCAGAG ATGTGGACAGGAGGTCGGTTTCCACAGTCAACCTCTCCAAGCGGCCAGAGCCGGTGATTACCAAGCGCTTGTCATCATCTTCAGCCACGCTTATAAACACTCCAGACAAAG CCTCCTGCCACCCCATGAGCGCCACTTCTTTCAAGTCCCTGCAGTGCCGCAGCGCCGAGCGGGCGAGGGCTCCGCCCCCCAGCCTGGACTTGGCCGGGCGCCGCCGGACGCTGGGCACG GTGGCTAAGCCAGCGAAGGACAAAGACTATGTAAGGAAGTCTTGGAGCAACCTCTCTGTTCCCACACCTGCTGTCATCAAAAGGTCACGGTCGCCTGGAAACCAGAAGCATAGAGTGCCAGCGCCCTCACCAGTTCG TGCACCCAGTGCACCCAGCAGGCCGGCACAGCACCCCTCCCTGATGAAGTCCTCCAGGACCCTTCCCAGCCTGCCCCTGTTCCCTGGAAACCTGCGACCATCCAAGTCACTGCCAAAGCTCCCAGCAAATCCAGAGCTACCAGCACCTGTGGCAGAATCAGAGGATGGATCGGAACCAGCGACCGAAACAGAACTGGCAGCTGAAGCAGTATCTGTGACAAAGCCAGCTGCTGAAATGGACCCAGAGCCCTTAGAGGACATGGCGCCTAGAGATGAGTCTGACATCG AAGAGACACAGCAGGGGACCCCTGCCCCAGCTATCCCCATAGCCTCGCCCTCCACCAAGCCCATGGCCGGGACCATGGACCCTGAGGAGGCATCCCGGCTGCTGGCGGAGAAACGGCGTCAAGCCCGCGAGCAGCGGGACCGGGAGGAAGAGGAGCGTAGGCGGGAGGAAGAGGCCGAGAG GCGTAGCAGGGAGGAGATGGCTCGCAGGAAGGCAGAGGAGCGGGCCAGGCGAGAGGAAGAGGAGCGCGCGCGGCAAGAAGAGAGGAAGaagagggaggaagaggaggcgaAGCACGCCGAGGAAGAGAGAGcccagagggagagggaggaagCAGAGCGTCTTCAGAAACAA aaagaggaagaggaggcccGTCAGAGGGTGGCTGCGGAGCAGAGGCTGGAGAGAGAGCGACACTTCCAGAAGGAGGAGGCTGAACGCATGCAGAGGAAGAAG CGACTGGAGGAGATCATGAAGAGAACCCGCAAGTCGGATTCTCCGGAGAAG AAATCTACTTCTCAGAGAAATGGAGATGTCTCTCAGCAGAGCACCAGTGAAATGG GACCCACCCTGGAACTTGAAGCACCTGCAGTTATTCAGTCACACCCAGAgggggcaccagacctggagcATAGAGACCAGAGCATGCCTGAGCTCACTACAGCTGCTGAATG TTCCTCGGAAAGAGACTCTCTGTCAAAAGAGAATGGAATTCCTGTACCATCTGTCTTTGAGGAAGTCATCAACTTGTCAGTCGGAACTAAGATGACCAGGTTGGACATGGACGGAGAGAATGGGGTGATTCCTGTTGTCGCCTTCAGGGAGAACGGGTCTCTGAGGCCACTGGCTGGTACAGATGAGGTCCAGGTTCatcaggcaacag TAGATTTGCTATGA